A stretch of DNA from Desulfosarcina ovata subsp. ovata:
TGGCCTGCAAAGAAAAAGTAATCTGGAAGGACTTGGAAGGTTGTTCGCTGATTATTCATCGAGAAGGCATGACCGGGCGAAATATAATTCTTGATGCATTTAAAAAAAATAGAATTAAACCCGTTATAACCGCTGAAATTGAAAGCATCGAAGGCATGAAAAATCTGATCAAGCAGGACGCAGGAATTGGCCTGAAATTTTTCCCAAATGTCAAAGAAGAAATTTTGAATAAAACGCTTAAAATCATTCCATTAGAAAGCGATCAGCTGAAGATCGGGATAGATGCCGTTTTTCAGGCAAATATCAGTCTTTCCCTGCCTTCAAAAGCCTTTCTGGATATTGCCATCGAACATTTCAATAACATTTCCACCAAAGTGAGCGCTGGTTCAGTTAAATAGGTAATAATAGATAACCATTTTGGCTGGTGGGTAAGGTTTTCGACATGTTCCGCATTGAGAACCGCTGCTTTCGGCACTGGGAAAGCCACAAACTCAACCACGCCATTACCATGCTGCGGACGGAAGGGGCTTGATCAGGAATGCCGATGCGCCATGACATGTTCGCCCCCCGAGCTGATCCGGTAGCAACAGGATCCACCGGCCAGCGAAAGTGGGAGCATCTCCGCATTTGTACGCAAAACGATGTCACGTTCGAAAAGAGCAGCGGTTTTGAGTGCTACGACCTCGAACACCAGGCCCTTCCCGAACGCTGCCTTGAGGAGATCGATACGTCAACCACATTTCTCGGTAAAAAATTCAACCTCCCGTTTTTCATCGAAGCGAT
This window harbors:
- a CDS encoding LysR family transcriptional regulator substrate-binding protein; its protein translation is MTETGQKLFHYAEQFYLSAIKAETFLQEQKNNNLSIGIASPLTQQFIVLIKKFKQYYPHVMVTLREGTDQEIIADVRDFKLMLGFIGTIEQSVRELNVIPVAPENRLVLVSFPQNPLACKEKVIWKDLEGCSLIIHREGMTGRNIILDAFKKNRIKPVITAEIESIEGMKNLIKQDAGIGLKFFPNVKEEILNKTLKIIPLESDQLKIGIDAVFQANISLSLPSKAFLDIAIEHFNNISTKVSAGSVK